A single genomic interval of Penicillium psychrofluorescens genome assembly, chromosome: 2 harbors:
- a CDS encoding uncharacterized protein (ID:PFLUO_002345-T1.cds;~source:funannotate), whose translation MAPLVPSHEELQRRRIIGINAETVTNIPSTDFPGHWPGESHGWATDQFKKDFQVEFHSNDQFEASFSLIGLDAAVANAFRRILMAEIPTLAIEYVYVHNNTSVIQDEVLAQRLGLVPLKGSVEGINWMHWFRKPSEDDEGAEANTPSDFNTVVLRLEVECTVNPDAAADEQDPRKRYNNAHVYAKDIVFVPVGRQEQYFVDEGAIQSTNPDILIAKLRPGQKIEMELHCVKGIGADHAKFSPVATATYRLLPDIQIERPIIGEDAKKFANCFPKGVIGLESVTSEEAARRGSGYEGHAGEQKAVVKDPFKDTVSRECLRHEEFQGKVKLGRVRDHFIFNVESTGQFDSDVLFLESVKVLKLKCAQWKRGLTDLMA comes from the exons atggcgcCTCTTGTTCCCTCTCATGAGGAGCTGCAGCGTCGCCGA atcatcggcatcaACGCAGAAACCGTCACCAACATCCCCTCCACAGATTTCCCAGGCCACTGGCCCGGAGAGTCGCATGGCTGGGCAACTGATCAGTTCAAAAAA GATTTCCAAGTCGAGTTCCACAGCAATGACCAATTCGAAGCCTCGTTCTCTCTGATCGGACTCGACGCCGCAGTCGCCAACGCATTCCGTCGTATCCTGATGGCCGAGATCCCGACTCTGGCGATTGAGTACGTCTACGTGCACAACAACACCTCCGTCATCCAGGATGAAGTGCTCGCACAGCGACTGGGTCTGGTCCCGCTCAAGGGCTCTGTCGAAGGAATTAACTGGATGCATTGGTTCCGGAAGCCGTcagaggacgacgagggcgcGGAAGCCAACACTCCCAGCGATTTTAACACCGTCGTCCTGCGCCTGGAGGTCGAGTGTACCGTCAACCCGGATGCCGCCGCGGATGAGCAGGATCCCCGCAAGAGATACAACAACGCCCATGTCTACGCAAAGGATATTGTGTTCGTCCCCGTCGGTCGCCAGGAACAGTACTTCGTCGATGAGGGTGCCATCCAGTCCACCAATCCGGACATCCTGATCGCCAAGCTGCGCCCCGGCCAGAAAATTGAGATGGAGCTGCACTGTGTCAAGGGAATTGGGGCCGACCATGCCAAGTTCTCGCCCGTTGCGACAGCTACCTACCGTCTCCTGCCGGATATCCAGATCGAGCGCCCGATCATTGGCGAAGATGCTAAGAAGTTCGCCAACTGCTTTCCCAAGGGGGTCATCGGCCTCGAGTCTGTGACGAGTGAGGAAGCCGCGCGCCGTGGAAGCGGATACGAGGGACATGCGGGCGAGCAGAAGGCCGTTGTCAAAGATCCATTCAAGGACACCGTCAGCCGCGAATGTCTGCGCCACGAGGAATTCCAGGGCAAGGTCAAGCTGGGACGGGTGCGGGATCACTTCATCTTCAACGTGGAGAGTACCGGCCAGTTTGACAGCGATGTCCTGTTCCTGGAGTCGGTGAAGGTGCTGAAGCTCAAGTGTGCCCAGTGGAAGCGAGGTCTGACCGATCTCATGGCATAG
- a CDS encoding uncharacterized protein (ID:PFLUO_002346-T1.cds;~source:funannotate) yields the protein MAASFTRLAGNAPKRLCLRPSTILHTSVPRSRSLATSVPRRHAEVTSYQATRLIPTDPTFTALANKAAPDDPEAAPLESEAEGLDRKIRHYTVNFGPQHPAAHGVLRLILELNGEEIVRSDPHVGLLHRGTEKLIEYKTYMQALPYFDRLDYVSMMTNEQCFSLAVEKLLNVEIPERAKWIRTLFGEMTRILNHLMSVLSHAMDVGALTPFLWGFEEREKLMEFYERVSGARLHAAYVRPGGVSQDLPLGLLDDIYQWATQFGDRIDETEELLTDNRIWKARTQGVGVVPVADALSMSFTGVMLRGSGVPWDIRKSQPYDAYDQVEFDVPVGVNGDCYDRYLCRMEEFRQSLRIIHQCLNKMPAGPVRVEDYKISPPPRAAMKENMEALIHHFLLFTKGYSVPPGETYSAIEAPKGEMGVFLVSDGSERPYRCKIRAPGFAHLGGFDQVSRGHLLADAVAIIGTMDLVFGEVDR from the exons ATGGCTGCTTCCTTCACTCGCCTGGCGGGCAATGCGCCCAAAAGGCTCTGCCTCCGCCCCTCCACCATCCTACACACATCAGTCCCCCGTTCGCGCTCGCTAGCCACCTCCGTCCCGCGCCGACATGCAGAGGTCACCAGCTACCAGGCCACCAGACTCATTCCGACCGACCCGACCTTCACGGCCCTCGCCAACAAGGCGGCCCCCGACGACCCGGAAGCTGCTCCTCTGGAgtccgaggccgaggggTTGGACCGCAAGATCCGTCACTACACCGTCAATTTCGGTCCTCAGCATCCCGCTGCTCACGGTGTGCTTCGTCTGATTCTCGAACTCAATGGCGAGGAAATCGTTCGCTCCGATCCCCACGTCGGTTTGCTGCACCGTGGCACGGAGAAGTTGATCGAGTACAAGACCTACATGCAGGCCCTGCCTTACTTCGACCGACTGGACTATGTCTCCATGATGACAAACGAGCAGTGTTTCTCGCTGGCTgtcgagaagctgctgaaTGTTGAGATCCCCGAGCGTGCCAAGTGGATTCGCACGCTATTCGGCGAGATGACTCGTATATTGAACCACCTCATGTCCGTCCTCTCGCACGCTATGGACGTTGGTGCTCTGACCCCTTTCCTGTGGGGTTTCGAGGAGCGTGAGAAGCTCATG gAATTCTACGAGCGTGTCTCCGGTGCCCGTCTCCACGCTGCCTACGTCCGCCCTGGCGGTGTCTCGCAGGACTTGCCCCTTGGTCTTTTGGATGATATCTACCAGTGGGCCACTCAATTCGGTGATCGTATTGACGAGACCGAGGAGTTACTCACGGATAACCGTATCTGGAAGGCGAGAACCCAGGGTGTGGGTGTTGTCCCCGTTGCGGATGCCCTGAGCATGAGTTTCACCGGTGTCATGCTCCGTGGCTCTGGTGTTCCCTGGGATATCCGCAAGTCGCAGCCGTACGACGCCTATGACCAGGTGGAGTTTGACGTTCCCGTCGGTGTGAACGGCGACTGCTACGACCGATACCTGTGCCGTATGGAGGAGTTCCGCCAGTCTCTGCGCATCATTCACCAGTGCCTGAACAAGATGCCCGCCGGTCCCGTCCGCGTCGAGGACTACAagatctcgccgccgccccgTGCTGCcatgaaggagaacatggagGCTCTGATCCACCACTTCCTGCTCTTCACCAAGGGTTACTCTGTCCCGCCTGGGGAGACATACTCGGCCATTGAGGCGCCCAAGGGTGAGATGGGAGTGTTCCTGGTCAGCGACGGCAGCGAGCGGCCCTACCGCTGCAAGATCCGTGCGCCCGGTTTCGCCCACTTGGGTGGCTTCGACCAGGTGTCTCGTGGCCACTTGCTGGCTGATGCTGTCGCCATTATCG GTACTATGGATTTGGTGTTCGGTGAAGTCGACCGGTAA
- a CDS encoding uncharacterized protein (ID:PFLUO_002347-T1.cds;~source:funannotate), producing the protein MFATKRLSKELLKLKEHVPPGISVAKSDNLEEWQMDIKVLDDNPLYQNQTYRLKFTFGRKYPIEPPEVQFITVAAPSTSTSPSEPNTDTDTERNNTPHSIPMHPHIYSNGIICLDLLSSAGWSPVQTVESVCMSIQSMLTANTKNERPPGDAEFVNYNRRRIRDIPFVYEDDNV; encoded by the exons ATGTTCGCCACGAAGCGCCTGAGCAAG GAGCTCCTCAAG CTGAAAGAACACGTCCCACCGGGAATCTCAGTCGCCAAATCCGACAACCTCGAAGAATGGCAAATGGACATCAAAGTCCTAGACGACAACCCGCTCTACCAGAACCAGACCTATCGATTGAAATTCACCTTTGGACGTAAATATCCTATCG AACCCCCCGAAGTCCAATTCATAACAGTTGCCGCcccttccacctccacctcgccCTCTGAACCAAACACCGACACCGACACCGAGCGCAACAACACACCCCACTCTATTCCCATGCACCCGCACATCTACAGCAACGGAATCATCtgccttgacctcctcagCAGCGCGGGCTGGTCGCCCGTCCAGACGGTGGAGAGTGTGTGCATGAGTATCCAGAGCATGCTCACTGCGAACACGAAGAACGAGCGCCCACCGGGGGACGCGGAGTTTGTGAATTATAATCGCCGCCGTATTCGGGACATTCCCTTTGTTTATGAGGATGATAACGTATAA
- a CDS encoding uncharacterized protein (ID:PFLUO_002348-T1.cds;~source:funannotate) has protein sequence MFNKLSGQPESYERKSQYKFGRTLGAGTYGIVREADSPYGKVAVKIILKKNVRGNEGMVYDELEMLQQLNHPHIVHFVDWFESKDKFYIVTDLAVGGELFDRICDYGKFTEKDASQTIRQVFEAVNYLHERNIVHRDLKPENLLYQTRSADSQLVLADFGIAKTLETPTEVLTSMAGSFGYAAPEVMLKRGHGKAVDIWSLGVITYTLLCGYSPFRSENLTDLIEECRAGRIIFHERYWKGVSQDAKNFIITLLQPNPNDRPTSEEVLKHSWLKGESASDRDLLPEIRAYIAKARLRRGIEIVKLANRIEALKMHEDEADGDDIPSPADMAESAGGVEAAPADSNGEGKKKRSLGDVAKGAIFREVVLAKVREMKDNEELEKVEREAREKASH, from the exons ATGTTTAACAAACTGTCCGGGCAGCCGGAGAGCTACGAGAGGAA GTCACAGTACAAGTTTGGCCGAACACTGGGCGCGGGAACTTACGGCATTGTTCGCGAGGCCGACTCCCCCTACGGCAAGGTTGCCGTCAAGATCATCCTGAAAAAAAATGTTCGCGGGAACGAGGGCATGGTTTACGATgagctggagatgctgcAGCAACTCAACCATCCTCACATCGTCCACTTTGTCGACTGGTTTGAATCCAAG GATAAATTCTACATTGTCACCGACCTGGCCGTGGGCGGCGAGCTGTTTGACCGGATTTGCGACTATGGCAAGTTCACGGAGAAAGACGCCTCGCAGACGATTCGGCAGGTGTTTGAGGCTGTCAACTATCTCCACGAGCGCAACATTGTTCACCGAG ATCTGAAACCCGAAAACCTCCTGTATCAGACGCGCTCCGCCGACTCCCAATTAGTGCTGGCAGATTTCGGTATCGCCAAGACGTTGGAGACTCCGACCGAGGTGCTCACCAGTATGGCCGGTTCATTCGGATATGCGGCGCCCGAGGTCATGCTCAAGCGGGGCCACGGCAAAGCGGTCGATATCTGGTCACTCGGTGTCATTACCTACACGCTGCTGTGCGGCTACTCCCCCTTCCGTTCCGAGAACCTGACCGACCTGATCGAAGAATGCCGGGCGGGTcgcatcatcttccatgaGCGGTACTGGAAGGGCGTCTCGCAGGATGCCAAGAACTTCATCATAACCCTCCTCCAGCCCAATCCGAATGATCGTCCGACCTCGGAAGAGGTCCTCAAGCACTCCTGGCTCAAGGGCGAGTCGGCCAGCGACCGCGACCTGCTGCCGGAGATCCGCGCCTACATTGCCAAGGCGCGTCTCCGCCGCGGCATCGAGATTGTCAAGCTCGCCAACCGCATTGAGGCACTCAAGATGCACGAAGACGAGGCCGACGGGGACGATATCCCCAGCCCAGCGGACATGGCTGAGTcggctggtggtgttgaggCCGCTCCCGCTGACTCGAATGGtgagggcaagaagaaacGTAGTCTGGGCGACGTTGCCAAGGGGGCCATCTTCCGCGAAGTGGTGCTAGCCAAGGTGCGTGAGATGAAGGATAacgaggaactggagaaggtggagCGCGAGGCCCGGGAGAAGGCGTCGCATTGA